TCAATTTTACCAGTATATAGACGACTTCTAAAGACTAACTCTTTCCAAACAGGATAGAAGTAACGAATATCAATTTCATTCTTCCACCACTTCTTGTCACCACCTATACCTGCGTACTCTGTTGCCACATTCCAGTAATAACCATCAGTTGGCTCAAAACGGTTATTTCGCTTGTCTTTAACAACAGCAACTCTTGCAGAAGAAGTAACACCCGCTTCATTTTCATCAACCGTTTGGTCTTTGATATCTGTAAGTTCAGTTTCTTCAAGTTTATAAGTAGTATAAAGTCTTGTGTATTCAAAAATTGGGTAACCGACTCGAGCTGCAAAACCATGTTTCTTATAATCATATGAGTCAAGTTGTGTATCGACTGTTCTAAAAATCTCTCCACCTAAAGTCCACTTAGAATCCATAAAGTATGGTTCAGTAAATGACAGAGAGAAGTTCTGTGTTTCTTTTGCAAGATTGGTAGAGAATGAAAGCTGTTGCCCTAGTCCTCTAAAGTTATTTTGAGAAACTGAGGCTTGGAAGAATCCACCTGTTGCAGTTGAATAACCGGCTCCAACTGAAATCTGTCCAGTACTTTTCTCTTTAACACTAATTTCAACATCGAGAACATCATCCTGTCCCGGAGCTGAAACAGTATTGAAAACAACACTTCCTGGTTCAAAGAAACCTAAACGATTAACATTCTCTTTAGATTCTCTAAGGCCTGTACCAGAATATTTGCCACCCTCATGAATCTTTAATTCACGACGAACAACTTTATCACGAGTTTTTGAGTTACCAGTAATTGAGATACGACCAAACTTAGCAAGCTTTCCTTTCTCGAAAGAGTATTGAATATCAACTCGATTCTCACCTGGAACTAATTGAATATTTCTAATAACGTTGGCAAAAGCATAACCAAGATCTTGATAAGATTCTGTTAGACGTTGAATATCTTTTCTAAGTAATTCCTCAGAGTAAACTTCTCCGGCCTTAAGCTGAGTTTTTTCAAGAAGCTCTTCTTCTGTGAAAAGAAGCTCACCTTGGAAGTAAATATCACGTACTTCAAACTTTGGTCCCTCTTTAATTTTTACAGTAATAAAGACCCATTTCTTATCTTCTGAAACTGTAACTTCCGGAACAGCCACATTAACTTGTAAGTAACCCTTCGTTGAATAGAAGTATTTAAGACGCTCAATATCTGTTTTAAAATTTAGCTCTTTAAAGTTTCCAGAACCCGATAGGAACGAGAAGAGACTCTCCTCTCTTGTTTCCATTATTGACTTAAGCTCTTCTTCAGCAAACGCTGTAAGACCTAGGAAGGTAATCTTTTTAACGCGAACTTTATCGTACTCACTGATGTGATAAATTAGATGAACATTCTCATTATTAACTCTTCTAATTTCATATGAAACATTTGCAAGGTAGAAGCCCTTTTCCTCGTAAGTCTTTTCCATCTTACGAACATCGGCCTGTATTGAGTTAACATCAAGGATTGAGTATTCTCTGGTTTTTAGACCTTCACTCAAATCATCTTTATCAACTTCATCATTTCCTTTAAAAATGATCTTTGCCACAATTGGCTTTTCGACAACTTTGAAAATTAGCTTCTGCCCCTCTTGGTGAGCTTCAACTGATTCAAAATATTTTAAGTTATAAATAGTCTCGATATCGTTAAAGAGAATCTCATTTGTCAGAGTAAGACCTTTACGCGCGCGAAGCTTATCAAGAACAGCTTCTTTCTCTACTTTCTTTAGACCTTGAATTTGAACATCTGAAATTTTAAACAGACGTTTAGTAGGACCTATTTCATTTGCAATAACATTGAAGGTTATTGAAAACACAATAATATATATAAAACTCTTCCAAGAGTTAATCATTCAGTCTCCGTGATTTTGTCTTGTGTGCATGCTGACAAAAAATACTTGAGTAAAAAAATATCAACAATCTTACAAAGTTACAAAAAGAAAAACGAACACAGTGCGACACAAAATTGCGTTTTAATGCAATATTCCATCCACCATCGTGTGAGTTCTCTCAAATTTAGCGGCCATTTCCTCATCGTGAGTAACAACAAGAAGTGTTGTTCCCAATTCTTTTGAAAGATTAAAAATTAGATCCGCTACGATTTTAGAGTTTTTCGAATCGAGATTACCTGTAGGCTCATCACATAGTAACATCTTAGGCTTAAGTGATAGAGCACGTATCAGGTTAATACGCTGTTGCTGGCCACCTGAGATCTCAAATGGGTATCTTTTAAGACACTCCTGGACACCCAGGGCCTTTGCTAAAGACTCGATATACTTCTTCGTCTTCGACACTCTGTGCCCACCTAGTCTTGCTGGCAATAAAATATTTTCCAAACAACTTAGTGATGAAAGAAGAAAGTGAAATTGGAAAACAAATCCTATTTTAGAATTACGATATTTCGCAAGCCCCGCGTCATTTAATTTGCCAATATTGAGGTCATCGACAGTAATTTCTCCTGCAGTAATATTCTCAAGACCACCAATCAAATAAAGCAGTGTTGATTTACCACAACCAGATGAACCTTTGATGACACATCTTTCTCCCTCACTAAGTGAAAGATCCACACCTTTTAAGATATGTGAGTTTCCAAAGTCTTTTTGAACATTCTTTACATTTAAAACAGCCATTTATGAAAACTCCTCTCTCAGGCCTTGGGCCATTGATTTAGAATCTAATCTCTTTAGAACGAGATAAGTTAAAAATAATATAAGAGCTAATGAGATGGCCCCAACAGCGAAAATATCTTTGAAGGCCAGATACAACTCAATACGGCTTAAGTGATAAACATTTGTCGGTAATGAGAAAATATCTAAAGTCCCTAAAAGATAATCAAAGATTTCAACACAAATTAAAGAACCTAAAAATGCCAAAAGCCAGATGCCAACATTTTGAACAACCCAAAGAGTCTTAAACTTACTTGGAGACAATCCAATCGCATATAATAAGAATATTTCTTGAGATCTTCTTTCCTTAGAAAAGATGATAAAGGCCAGGCAATTAAATATTGCCAAGATGACAACAATTGAAAAGACAATTGAGATCATATACTTTTCAAATTCAACCGCTTTTAAAAATGTTGCAAAGTCACTCCAATAAGGGGCCACTGTAAATTCATAATAGAAGACACTTCTCATATCTGAGACGACTTCATTTATCTTATTAATTGTGCGGTATTCGGGATCGAGCCTGAGGCTCATGATATTAATCTTTTTCCCAACTCCAAGAAGCTTTTGAATATGATCTAAATTCACGTAAACAAAACGATTGCGATATTCATGAATTTTAAACGGAATAATATCAACAACTCTTAAAACAGCATTTGTGGGAAGATACCTCTCTCCTAGTTTCCCAGCAGAAAAACTAAACTTGAGAGTATCTCCCTTTTTGACCCCCAAATTCTCGGCCAACAGATCCCCGATAATAACTTCATTTTCTTTTGGCATGAATAGGCCATTATCAAGTTTTTCCACACCTTCATCAACACCGACAACAAAGACAGCTTTTCCTTTTTCGTCTTTATTTGCAAATGATTGTGTACGAAGCATTGGTATTTTAGTTTGAATTGGAAAGTTATTCAGGTCTTTTACTTCATTTTCATTTAACTCAAAAAAACCACTATTTGCAGTAAGAATGATTTCTCCACTACCTGCATTTAAAGATTTCTTAAGAGTCACCCCAAAACCATCCATTAGAGCAAGACTACATAGAATAACGGCCAACGAAAACATTAGGCCAAGTATAGTAGCAGAAATAAAGTAACGTGAAGAACGATCACGAAAAAAGAGTAATTGGAAATCTTTTAAAAGATAAAAAAAGTTCAATGCTATATTTCCTTATCCTTCTTTC
This sequence is a window from Halobacteriovorax vibrionivorans. Protein-coding genes within it:
- a CDS encoding ABC transporter permease, encoding MNFFYLLKDFQLLFFRDRSSRYFISATILGLMFSLAVILCSLALMDGFGVTLKKSLNAGSGEIILTANSGFFELNENEVKDLNNFPIQTKIPMLRTQSFANKDEKGKAVFVVGVDEGVEKLDNGLFMPKENEVIIGDLLAENLGVKKGDTLKFSFSAGKLGERYLPTNAVLRVVDIIPFKIHEYRNRFVYVNLDHIQKLLGVGKKINIMSLRLDPEYRTINKINEVVSDMRSVFYYEFTVAPYWSDFATFLKAVEFEKYMISIVFSIVVILAIFNCLAFIIFSKERRSQEIFLLYAIGLSPSKFKTLWVVQNVGIWLLAFLGSLICVEIFDYLLGTLDIFSLPTNVYHLSRIELYLAFKDIFAVGAISLALILFLTYLVLKRLDSKSMAQGLREEFS
- a CDS encoding ABC transporter ATP-binding protein, which encodes MAVLNVKNVQKDFGNSHILKGVDLSLSEGERCVIKGSSGCGKSTLLYLIGGLENITAGEITVDDLNIGKLNDAGLAKYRNSKIGFVFQFHFLLSSLSCLENILLPARLGGHRVSKTKKYIESLAKALGVQECLKRYPFEISGGQQQRINLIRALSLKPKMLLCDEPTGNLDSKNSKIVADLIFNLSKELGTTLLVVTHDEEMAAKFERTHTMVDGILH
- the bamA gene encoding outer membrane protein assembly factor BamA — its product is MFSITFNVIANEIGPTKRLFKISDVQIQGLKKVEKEAVLDKLRARKGLTLTNEILFNDIETIYNLKYFESVEAHQEGQKLIFKVVEKPIVAKIIFKGNDEVDKDDLSEGLKTREYSILDVNSIQADVRKMEKTYEEKGFYLANVSYEIRRVNNENVHLIYHISEYDKVRVKKITFLGLTAFAEEELKSIMETREESLFSFLSGSGNFKELNFKTDIERLKYFYSTKGYLQVNVAVPEVTVSEDKKWVFITVKIKEGPKFEVRDIYFQGELLFTEEELLEKTQLKAGEVYSEELLRKDIQRLTESYQDLGYAFANVIRNIQLVPGENRVDIQYSFEKGKLAKFGRISITGNSKTRDKVVRRELKIHEGGKYSGTGLRESKENVNRLGFFEPGSVVFNTVSAPGQDDVLDVEISVKEKSTGQISVGAGYSTATGGFFQASVSQNNFRGLGQQLSFSTNLAKETQNFSLSFTEPYFMDSKWTLGGEIFRTVDTQLDSYDYKKHGFAARVGYPIFEYTRLYTTYKLEETELTDIKDQTVDENEAGVTSSARVAVVKDKRNNRFEPTDGYYWNVATEYAGIGGDKKWWKNEIDIRYFYPVWKELVFRSRLYTGKIEDKGVPIPRNEKFSLGGARNLRGYDIEDIGPKETAKNSDGEDEEFNIGAPFTAFTTLELEHPLAKEAGLKFVTFFDAGTAADFNNVDKIYMDYGFGFRWFSPIGVLRFEWGIPINPDEDMNGGTKFHFDIGQLF